One stretch of Ananas comosus cultivar F153 linkage group 6, ASM154086v1, whole genome shotgun sequence DNA includes these proteins:
- the LOC109711484 gene encoding uncharacterized protein LOC109711484 isoform X1 has protein sequence MVVTLHRHSLLFPLPRPHPHPRRAIFNGRLPRVSFPFLLPNSPLTSWSSSMASEGVAAEKTSAPYGSWRSAITADVVAGAEKHLGGFAVGGDGRLLWIETRPSEGGREVIVKEPEKLEDKPLDVIPSEFSARTLAQEYGGGAFAVRDNVIVFSNYEDQRLYKQIIGGNHTPIPLTPDYGGSVVRYADGIFDPLFHRFITVMEDHRTSSLNPTTTIVAIHLSNEDIHEPKVLLSGNDFYAFPRVDPSGKRIAWVEWSHPNMHWDKAELWVGYVSESGDLCKRVCVAGGDPLLVESPTEPKWSSKGELLFMTDRRTGFWNIYKWIEDKNDVVPVYPMNAEFARPLWVYGACSYDFVGRNGENNSIICSYRQSGRSYLGILDYVSGSFSLLDVPLSLVTNVVAGSDYFYVEGASATHPLSIAKVTLDEMLSKATAFSIVWSSSPDVTKYKPYFSLPELVKFPTEIPGRNAYAYFYPPTNPSYQGLSDEKPPLLVETHGGPTIEALGILDLKIQYWTSRGWAFVDVNYGGSTGYGREYRERLLGQWGVVDVNDSCSCATYLVESGKVDGQRLCVTGESAGGYTTLACLAFRDAFKAGASLYGIADLSSLRADMHKFESHYIDNLVGNERDYFEKSPINFVDKFTCPVVLFQGLDDKIVPPDQARKIYTALKEKGLPVALVEYEGEQHGFRKAENIKFTLEQAMVFFARLVGRFEVADDITPIKIDNID, from the exons ATGGTCGTCACTCTTCACCGGCACTCTTTGCTCTTCCCTCTCCCCCgtccccatccccatccccgCCGGGCGATCTTCAACGGACGGCTCCCGCGCGTCTCCTTCCCGTTCCTTCTCCCGAACTCGCCCCTAACCTCCTGGTCGTCGTCCATGGCGTCGGAGGGCGTTGCCGCGGAGAAGACCTCGGCACCGTACGGCTCGTGGCGGTCGGCGATCACCGCCgacgtcgtcgccggcgccgagAAGCACCTCGGCGGCTTCGCCGTCGGCGGGGACGGGCGCCTCCTTTGGATCGAGACACGCCCCAGCGAAGGAGG GCGTGAAGTTATAGTAAAGGAGCCTGAAAAACTGGAAGATAAGCCTCTGGATGTTATACCTTCGGAGTTTTCAGCTCGGACTTTGGCCCAAGAGTATGGAGGGGGTGCATTTGCAGTTAGAGATAATGTCATTGTATTCTCCAATTATGAAGATCAACGTTTATACAAGCAAATAATTGGAG GAAATCACACGCCAATACCTCTTACACCAGATTATGGGGGATCTGTTGTCCGTTATGCTGATGGCATCTTTGATCCTCTCTTCCATCGTTTTATCACCGTGATGGAAG ATCATCGTACAAGTAGCTTAAATCCAACTACAACTATTGTTGCAATACACTTGAGTAATGAAGATATTCATG AACCAAAAGTGCTACTTAGCGGCAATGATTTCTATGCTTTTCCACGTGTTGATCCAAGTGGAAAGCGGATAGCATGGGTTGAGTGGAGTCACCCCAACATGCACTGGGACAAAGCAGAGCTTTGGGTTGGATACGTCTCTGAAAGTGG AGACTTATGTAAGCGAGTATGTGTTGCTGGTGGCGACCCTTTGTTGGTGGAATCTCCTACTGAGCCCAAATGGTCTTCGAAAG GGGAGCTGCTTTTCATGACTGACAGAAGGACTGGGTTTTGGAATATATACAAATGG ATTGAAGACAAAAATGATGTTGTGCCAGTGTATCCCATGAATGCTGAATTCGCAAGACCACTATGGGTTTATGGTGCCTGCTCTTATGATTTTGTTGGAAGAAATGGTGAAAATAATAGTATCATCTGCAGTTACAG GCAGAGCGGAAGGTCATACCTTGGAATTTTGGACTACGTTTCTGGATCCTTTTCCTTGCTTGATGTTCCCTTGTCTCTTGTTACTAATGTT GTTGCTGGATCAGACTACTTTTACGTGGAAGGAGCATCAGCAACTCACCCATTGTCAATTGCTAAG GTGACCTTGGATGAAATGCTATCAAAGGCAACAGCATTCTCAATAGTTTGGTCTTCTTCTCCAGATGTTACTAAATACAAGCCGTACTTTAGCTTGCCAGAACTTGTCAAATTTCCTACAGAGATCCCTGGTCGGAATGCTTATGCTTATTTCTACCCGCCGACAAATCCCAGTTATCAAGGTTTATCTGATGAGAAGCCTCCATTGCTGGTTGAAACACATG GAGGGCCTACAATTGAGGCACTTGGAATTCTCGATCTTAAAATTCAGTATTGGACAAGTCGAGGATGGGCTTTCGTCGATGTTAATTATGGAGGAAGCACTG GTTATGGGAGAGAATATCGAGAAAGACTACTGGGGCAATGGGGTGTTGTTGATGTTAATGACTCTTGCAGCTGTGCTACATATCTG GTGGAAAGTGGAAAAGTAGATGGACAGCGACTTTGCGTAACAGGCGAATCAGCTGGTGGTTACACAACATTAGCATGCCTTGCTTTCAGAGACGCATTTAAAGCTGGTGCTTCCTTGTATGGT ATAGCTGATCTGTCGTCATTGAGAGCGGACATGCACAAGTTCGAATCCCACTATATTGATAATCTTGTCG GAAATGAAAGAGATTATTTTGAGAAATCGCCAATCAACTTCGTAGATAAATTTACCTGCCCAGTGGTTTTATTTCAAGGATTAGATGACAAG ATTGTGCCACCGGATCAAGCACGTAAGATTTATACTGCCCTGAAAGAAAAAGGCTTGCCTGTTGCTTTGGTTGAATATGAAGGGGAACAGCATGGGTTCCGCAAG gCTGAGAACATCAAGTTTACTCTGGAGCAAGCAATGGTGTTCTTCGCTCGATTAGTGGGGCGATTTGAAGTGGCAGATGATATCACtcctatcaaaattgataacaTTGATTAA
- the LOC109711484 gene encoding uncharacterized protein LOC109711484 isoform X3 — translation MEDHRTSSLNPTTTIVAIHLSNEDIHEPKVLLSGNDFYAFPRVDPSGKRIAWVEWSHPNMHWDKAELWVGYVSESGDLCKRVCVAGGDPLLVESPTEPKWSSKGELLFMTDRRTGFWNIYKWIEDKNDVVPVYPMNAEFARPLWVYGACSYDFVGRNGENNSIICSYRQSGRSYLGILDYVSGSFSLLDVPLSLVTNVVAGSDYFYVEGASATHPLSIAKVTLDEMLSKATAFSIVWSSSPDVTKYKPYFSLPELVKFPTEIPGRNAYAYFYPPTNPSYQGLSDEKPPLLVETHGGPTIEALGILDLKIQYWTSRGWAFVDVNYGGSTGYGREYRERLLGQWGVVDVNDSCSCATYLVESGKVDGQRLCVTGESAGGYTTLACLAFRDAFKAGASLYGIADLSSLRADMHKFESHYIDNLVGNERDYFEKSPINFVDKFTCPVVLFQGLDDKIVPPDQARKIYTALKEKGLPVALVEYEGEQHGFRKAENIKFTLEQAMVFFARLVGRFEVADDITPIKIDNID, via the exons ATGGAAG ATCATCGTACAAGTAGCTTAAATCCAACTACAACTATTGTTGCAATACACTTGAGTAATGAAGATATTCATG AACCAAAAGTGCTACTTAGCGGCAATGATTTCTATGCTTTTCCACGTGTTGATCCAAGTGGAAAGCGGATAGCATGGGTTGAGTGGAGTCACCCCAACATGCACTGGGACAAAGCAGAGCTTTGGGTTGGATACGTCTCTGAAAGTGG AGACTTATGTAAGCGAGTATGTGTTGCTGGTGGCGACCCTTTGTTGGTGGAATCTCCTACTGAGCCCAAATGGTCTTCGAAAG GGGAGCTGCTTTTCATGACTGACAGAAGGACTGGGTTTTGGAATATATACAAATGG ATTGAAGACAAAAATGATGTTGTGCCAGTGTATCCCATGAATGCTGAATTCGCAAGACCACTATGGGTTTATGGTGCCTGCTCTTATGATTTTGTTGGAAGAAATGGTGAAAATAATAGTATCATCTGCAGTTACAG GCAGAGCGGAAGGTCATACCTTGGAATTTTGGACTACGTTTCTGGATCCTTTTCCTTGCTTGATGTTCCCTTGTCTCTTGTTACTAATGTT GTTGCTGGATCAGACTACTTTTACGTGGAAGGAGCATCAGCAACTCACCCATTGTCAATTGCTAAG GTGACCTTGGATGAAATGCTATCAAAGGCAACAGCATTCTCAATAGTTTGGTCTTCTTCTCCAGATGTTACTAAATACAAGCCGTACTTTAGCTTGCCAGAACTTGTCAAATTTCCTACAGAGATCCCTGGTCGGAATGCTTATGCTTATTTCTACCCGCCGACAAATCCCAGTTATCAAGGTTTATCTGATGAGAAGCCTCCATTGCTGGTTGAAACACATG GAGGGCCTACAATTGAGGCACTTGGAATTCTCGATCTTAAAATTCAGTATTGGACAAGTCGAGGATGGGCTTTCGTCGATGTTAATTATGGAGGAAGCACTG GTTATGGGAGAGAATATCGAGAAAGACTACTGGGGCAATGGGGTGTTGTTGATGTTAATGACTCTTGCAGCTGTGCTACATATCTG GTGGAAAGTGGAAAAGTAGATGGACAGCGACTTTGCGTAACAGGCGAATCAGCTGGTGGTTACACAACATTAGCATGCCTTGCTTTCAGAGACGCATTTAAAGCTGGTGCTTCCTTGTATGGT ATAGCTGATCTGTCGTCATTGAGAGCGGACATGCACAAGTTCGAATCCCACTATATTGATAATCTTGTCG GAAATGAAAGAGATTATTTTGAGAAATCGCCAATCAACTTCGTAGATAAATTTACCTGCCCAGTGGTTTTATTTCAAGGATTAGATGACAAG ATTGTGCCACCGGATCAAGCACGTAAGATTTATACTGCCCTGAAAGAAAAAGGCTTGCCTGTTGCTTTGGTTGAATATGAAGGGGAACAGCATGGGTTCCGCAAG gCTGAGAACATCAAGTTTACTCTGGAGCAAGCAATGGTGTTCTTCGCTCGATTAGTGGGGCGATTTGAAGTGGCAGATGATATCACtcctatcaaaattgataacaTTGATTAA
- the LOC109711484 gene encoding uncharacterized protein LOC109711484 isoform X2 codes for MQQCVKQDFFKTRREVIVKEPEKLEDKPLDVIPSEFSARTLAQEYGGGAFAVRDNVIVFSNYEDQRLYKQIIGGNHTPIPLTPDYGGSVVRYADGIFDPLFHRFITVMEDHRTSSLNPTTTIVAIHLSNEDIHEPKVLLSGNDFYAFPRVDPSGKRIAWVEWSHPNMHWDKAELWVGYVSESGDLCKRVCVAGGDPLLVESPTEPKWSSKGELLFMTDRRTGFWNIYKWIEDKNDVVPVYPMNAEFARPLWVYGACSYDFVGRNGENNSIICSYRQSGRSYLGILDYVSGSFSLLDVPLSLVTNVVAGSDYFYVEGASATHPLSIAKVTLDEMLSKATAFSIVWSSSPDVTKYKPYFSLPELVKFPTEIPGRNAYAYFYPPTNPSYQGLSDEKPPLLVETHGGPTIEALGILDLKIQYWTSRGWAFVDVNYGGSTGYGREYRERLLGQWGVVDVNDSCSCATYLVESGKVDGQRLCVTGESAGGYTTLACLAFRDAFKAGASLYGIADLSSLRADMHKFESHYIDNLVGNERDYFEKSPINFVDKFTCPVVLFQGLDDKIVPPDQARKIYTALKEKGLPVALVEYEGEQHGFRKAENIKFTLEQAMVFFARLVGRFEVADDITPIKIDNID; via the exons ATGCAGCAGTGTGTAAAACAAGATTTCTTTAAGACAAG GCGTGAAGTTATAGTAAAGGAGCCTGAAAAACTGGAAGATAAGCCTCTGGATGTTATACCTTCGGAGTTTTCAGCTCGGACTTTGGCCCAAGAGTATGGAGGGGGTGCATTTGCAGTTAGAGATAATGTCATTGTATTCTCCAATTATGAAGATCAACGTTTATACAAGCAAATAATTGGAG GAAATCACACGCCAATACCTCTTACACCAGATTATGGGGGATCTGTTGTCCGTTATGCTGATGGCATCTTTGATCCTCTCTTCCATCGTTTTATCACCGTGATGGAAG ATCATCGTACAAGTAGCTTAAATCCAACTACAACTATTGTTGCAATACACTTGAGTAATGAAGATATTCATG AACCAAAAGTGCTACTTAGCGGCAATGATTTCTATGCTTTTCCACGTGTTGATCCAAGTGGAAAGCGGATAGCATGGGTTGAGTGGAGTCACCCCAACATGCACTGGGACAAAGCAGAGCTTTGGGTTGGATACGTCTCTGAAAGTGG AGACTTATGTAAGCGAGTATGTGTTGCTGGTGGCGACCCTTTGTTGGTGGAATCTCCTACTGAGCCCAAATGGTCTTCGAAAG GGGAGCTGCTTTTCATGACTGACAGAAGGACTGGGTTTTGGAATATATACAAATGG ATTGAAGACAAAAATGATGTTGTGCCAGTGTATCCCATGAATGCTGAATTCGCAAGACCACTATGGGTTTATGGTGCCTGCTCTTATGATTTTGTTGGAAGAAATGGTGAAAATAATAGTATCATCTGCAGTTACAG GCAGAGCGGAAGGTCATACCTTGGAATTTTGGACTACGTTTCTGGATCCTTTTCCTTGCTTGATGTTCCCTTGTCTCTTGTTACTAATGTT GTTGCTGGATCAGACTACTTTTACGTGGAAGGAGCATCAGCAACTCACCCATTGTCAATTGCTAAG GTGACCTTGGATGAAATGCTATCAAAGGCAACAGCATTCTCAATAGTTTGGTCTTCTTCTCCAGATGTTACTAAATACAAGCCGTACTTTAGCTTGCCAGAACTTGTCAAATTTCCTACAGAGATCCCTGGTCGGAATGCTTATGCTTATTTCTACCCGCCGACAAATCCCAGTTATCAAGGTTTATCTGATGAGAAGCCTCCATTGCTGGTTGAAACACATG GAGGGCCTACAATTGAGGCACTTGGAATTCTCGATCTTAAAATTCAGTATTGGACAAGTCGAGGATGGGCTTTCGTCGATGTTAATTATGGAGGAAGCACTG GTTATGGGAGAGAATATCGAGAAAGACTACTGGGGCAATGGGGTGTTGTTGATGTTAATGACTCTTGCAGCTGTGCTACATATCTG GTGGAAAGTGGAAAAGTAGATGGACAGCGACTTTGCGTAACAGGCGAATCAGCTGGTGGTTACACAACATTAGCATGCCTTGCTTTCAGAGACGCATTTAAAGCTGGTGCTTCCTTGTATGGT ATAGCTGATCTGTCGTCATTGAGAGCGGACATGCACAAGTTCGAATCCCACTATATTGATAATCTTGTCG GAAATGAAAGAGATTATTTTGAGAAATCGCCAATCAACTTCGTAGATAAATTTACCTGCCCAGTGGTTTTATTTCAAGGATTAGATGACAAG ATTGTGCCACCGGATCAAGCACGTAAGATTTATACTGCCCTGAAAGAAAAAGGCTTGCCTGTTGCTTTGGTTGAATATGAAGGGGAACAGCATGGGTTCCGCAAG gCTGAGAACATCAAGTTTACTCTGGAGCAAGCAATGGTGTTCTTCGCTCGATTAGTGGGGCGATTTGAAGTGGCAGATGATATCACtcctatcaaaattgataacaTTGATTAA